Proteins from a single region of Thermococcus sp. EP1:
- the fdhF gene encoding formate dehydrogenase subunit alpha: MKTVICPYCGFGCKLLVDPQTLIVKPHKGKPNRGKLCPKGLYAIEFALSKDRVKKPLKRDKKFLRPITWGEAIEEISHRLLEIKEFYGPDAVAFIASSKITNEENYLLQKIARLFGTNNIDNCARLCHEASVHALKTTVGTGTQTNPYEDLENFGAILIWGYNPAETHPVIIHYIKSAKKKGAKVIVVDVRETITMNFADYKFIIKPGTDIVLANAMIHTIIKEELYNDEFIKSRTTGFSEIRMATMKYTPQYAEKVTGVPASLIQKAAKDFALAGSGAIMWGMGVTQHVSGVENVLAIIDLALLLGYIGNKGGLYPMRGQNNVQGAAYMGALSEFLPGYIPLENEKFRKRVASLWGVEDLPTERGLYLTELWDAIERGDIKALYIVGENPAVSEANFTRVRKALRKLDLLVVQDLFITRTAKYAHYILPASAFCEKEGSYMNSERRLQWSEKVYEPLADSKPDWEILTLLGKALGLPGFEYSSVEEITEEYFHLFPELEEKSVKDLKEGKEMFLPKKRLHTWEFATPDGKARFIAVEQIPPWESTNGEYPFALTTVRLISHYNTGEMTLRSPSLTKLMGEPKILINVEDAKDLEIEDNDLVEIETRRGKIRMRVKIGKVARGVVAVPFHFKANKITNNALNKAGTPEFKFSAAKIRKLKSGKPILDNYL, translated from the coding sequence GTGAAAACAGTCATATGCCCATATTGCGGTTTTGGTTGCAAACTTCTTGTTGATCCTCAAACATTAATTGTTAAACCCCACAAAGGCAAACCAAACAGAGGAAAGCTATGTCCAAAAGGGCTTTACGCAATAGAGTTTGCTCTCTCAAAAGACAGGGTCAAAAAACCATTAAAACGAGATAAAAAATTTTTAAGACCAATAACATGGGGAGAAGCTATTGAAGAAATTTCCCATAGACTTCTCGAAATAAAGGAGTTCTACGGACCAGATGCCGTGGCCTTCATAGCCTCCTCAAAGATCACCAACGAAGAAAATTACCTCCTCCAGAAAATTGCAAGACTCTTTGGAACTAATAACATTGACAACTGTGCAAGACTCTGCCACGAAGCAAGTGTTCATGCACTTAAAACAACTGTAGGGACTGGTACTCAAACAAATCCCTATGAAGATCTAGAGAACTTTGGAGCCATACTTATCTGGGGCTATAATCCTGCTGAAACCCATCCTGTAATCATACACTATATAAAGAGTGCTAAAAAGAAGGGTGCCAAAGTAATTGTCGTTGATGTCCGTGAGACAATTACAATGAATTTCGCTGATTATAAGTTTATCATAAAGCCTGGCACCGATATAGTACTTGCCAATGCCATGATACATACTATCATCAAAGAAGAACTCTATAACGACGAGTTCATTAAAAGCAGGACTACTGGTTTTTCAGAGATTAGAATGGCCACCATGAAATATACCCCTCAATATGCAGAAAAAGTTACTGGAGTCCCTGCATCACTTATCCAAAAGGCTGCAAAAGACTTTGCTTTAGCTGGAAGCGGAGCCATTATGTGGGGCATGGGGGTAACCCAACATGTTTCTGGAGTTGAAAACGTCCTTGCTATTATAGACCTTGCTCTTCTTCTGGGATATATTGGAAATAAGGGTGGCCTTTATCCAATGCGAGGACAAAACAATGTCCAAGGAGCAGCTTATATGGGTGCCCTTAGTGAATTTTTACCTGGATACATACCTCTAGAAAATGAAAAGTTTAGGAAAAGAGTTGCCTCACTCTGGGGTGTTGAGGATCTTCCAACAGAAAGAGGTCTCTACTTAACTGAACTTTGGGACGCAATAGAAAGAGGAGACATAAAAGCGCTTTATATCGTGGGGGAGAATCCTGCCGTTAGTGAGGCCAACTTCACCAGGGTTAGAAAAGCCCTCAGAAAGCTAGATCTTTTGGTGGTACAAGATTTGTTCATTACACGTACAGCTAAGTATGCCCATTATATTCTCCCTGCTTCAGCTTTTTGTGAAAAAGAAGGCTCCTACATGAACAGTGAACGCAGGCTCCAATGGAGTGAGAAAGTTTACGAGCCTCTAGCAGACTCTAAACCTGACTGGGAGATACTAACACTACTAGGAAAGGCTCTTGGATTGCCTGGCTTTGAGTACTCTAGCGTGGAGGAAATAACAGAAGAATACTTCCACTTATTTCCCGAACTAGAAGAGAAGAGCGTAAAAGATCTTAAAGAAGGAAAAGAAATGTTTTTACCAAAGAAAAGACTTCACACATGGGAGTTTGCAACTCCAGATGGGAAAGCACGATTTATAGCTGTGGAACAAATTCCTCCATGGGAGAGCACCAACGGAGAATATCCATTCGCCCTAACAACAGTAAGACTCATAAGTCACTACAATACGGGTGAAATGACATTGAGGAGTCCCTCTTTAACTAAGCTCATGGGAGAACCAAAAATCCTGATAAATGTAGAGGATGCAAAAGATCTTGAGATAGAGGACAATGATCTCGTGGAAATTGAAACAAGACGAGGGAAAATACGTATGAGGGTGAAAATCGGAAAAGTAGCCCGTGGAGTAGTAGCAGTTCCATTTCATTTTAAAGCCAATAAGATTACCAATAATGCCCTTAACAAGGCTGGAACACCAGAATTTAAATTTTCAGCGGCAAAGATAAGAAAACTTAAAAGTGGAAAGCCCATTCTGGATAATTACCTGTAA
- the purF gene encoding amidophosphoribosyltransferase, producing MREKCGIFAAKTENAPKKAYYALIALQHRGQESAGISVWRHKIRTLAGRGLVSEVFRGNELSRLKSNMVIAHVRYSTSGSLNETQPLETSCRGKKIAVAHNGTLTNFLPLRRKYEKKGVKFKHSVDSELLGISFLWHFKETGDEFEAMREVFNEVKGAYSVAFLFDGKILVARDPVGFRPLSYGIGDGHYFASEDSALRLFVEDIRDVTPGEVFLISDGVENKVLVKEKHHHCVFEYIYFARPDSVLDDVSVYSARVKMGRELARESPANADVVIPVPDSGRAAALGFSQVSGIPYAEGLIKNRYIGRTFIMPGQFYRELKVKLKLSPVREIVSGKRVVLIDDSIVRGTTMRRIVAMLRKAGAKEVHVRIASPPIRHPCYMGIDIPTRHELIAAFGGIDRVKKAINADSLAYLSVNGLKKAVGKGELCLACLTGNYPEWAFHF from the coding sequence ATGAGGGAAAAATGTGGAATCTTTGCAGCCAAAACCGAAAATGCTCCTAAGAAGGCATACTATGCCCTTATTGCTCTTCAACATCGTGGCCAAGAGAGTGCAGGAATAAGTGTATGGAGACACAAAATACGAACTTTGGCTGGTAGGGGACTAGTCTCTGAAGTTTTTCGAGGCAACGAACTATCAAGACTCAAATCAAACATGGTTATTGCCCACGTGCGTTACTCTACTTCAGGCTCTCTTAATGAAACTCAACCTCTCGAAACTTCTTGCCGTGGGAAGAAAATAGCAGTAGCTCATAATGGCACACTTACTAATTTTCTCCCTTTAAGGAGGAAATATGAGAAAAAAGGTGTTAAATTTAAGCACTCGGTTGATTCAGAACTTTTGGGGATTTCTTTTCTCTGGCACTTCAAAGAGACGGGTGATGAGTTTGAAGCTATGAGAGAAGTCTTTAATGAGGTTAAAGGAGCTTATTCTGTTGCTTTTCTTTTTGATGGTAAAATCTTAGTTGCCCGAGATCCGGTTGGGTTCAGGCCCCTCAGTTATGGTATAGGAGATGGTCATTATTTTGCATCGGAAGACTCTGCTTTGAGACTTTTTGTTGAAGATATCAGGGACGTTACACCTGGAGAGGTGTTTTTAATCTCTGATGGGGTTGAAAATAAGGTCTTAGTTAAGGAGAAACACCATCACTGTGTTTTTGAGTACATATATTTTGCTCGGCCAGATAGTGTTCTTGATGATGTAAGTGTGTATTCAGCTCGTGTTAAAATGGGTCGTGAACTTGCACGAGAAAGCCCAGCAAATGCGGATGTCGTCATACCCGTACCTGATTCAGGGAGGGCCGCTGCACTAGGGTTTTCTCAGGTAAGTGGAATACCCTACGCTGAGGGATTAATAAAGAACCGTTACATAGGTAGAACTTTCATAATGCCTGGCCAGTTTTATAGAGAACTTAAAGTAAAACTCAAGCTTTCTCCTGTCAGGGAGATTGTCAGTGGAAAACGTGTAGTTCTCATTGATGATTCTATAGTTAGAGGGACCACAATGAGAAGAATTGTGGCGATGTTAAGGAAGGCTGGGGCGAAGGAAGTTCATGTGAGAATAGCATCTCCACCGATAAGACATCCTTGTTATATGGGGATAGACATTCCAACTAGGCATGAGTTGATAGCAGCGTTTGGGGGCATTGATAGAGTTAAAAAAGCCATAAACGCAGATAGCCTAGCATATCTTAGTGTGAATGGACTAAAAAAAGCTGTAGGAAAAGGAGAGCTATGTTTGGCCTGTCTTACAGGTAATTATCCAGAATGGGCTTTCCACTTTTAA
- the purC gene encoding phosphoribosylaminoimidazolesuccinocarboxamide synthase, with the protein MEIYEGKAKKVILLDDGKVIMEFKDDATAFNGKKKAQFKGKGWLNAQISAILFKVLEEKGIKTHFIGVAGDNKLIVEKLKMYPVEVVVRNVIAGSLKKRLPLEEGTELPEPIIELYYKNDDLGDPMINHYHAKVLGVSERELKEIENIALKVNDILKEYFAQRGIILVDFKLEFGKNERGEIILGDEISPDTCRFWDAETKESLDKDVFRFDKGELINAYEELYKRLTA; encoded by the coding sequence ATGGAAATTTATGAGGGCAAAGCTAAGAAGGTAATCCTCTTGGATGACGGAAAGGTCATAATGGAGTTTAAAGACGATGCAACAGCTTTTAACGGGAAGAAAAAAGCACAGTTCAAAGGCAAAGGATGGCTTAACGCTCAAATAAGTGCCATTCTCTTCAAAGTACTTGAAGAAAAGGGTATCAAAACCCACTTCATAGGGGTCGCTGGTGACAACAAGCTCATTGTAGAGAAGCTCAAGATGTATCCAGTTGAAGTCGTCGTTAGAAATGTGATTGCTGGAAGTCTGAAAAAAAGACTACCCTTAGAAGAGGGTACAGAACTTCCAGAACCAATAATAGAGCTCTATTATAAAAATGACGATCTTGGAGATCCTATGATAAACCATTACCATGCAAAAGTCCTTGGAGTAAGTGAGAGAGAACTTAAAGAAATCGAAAATATAGCCCTAAAGGTAAATGATATCTTAAAAGAGTATTTCGCTCAAAGAGGGATAATCCTAGTTGACTTTAAACTCGAATTCGGCAAAAATGAGAGAGGCGAGATAATCCTTGGAGACGAAATAAGTCCAGATACTTGCCGTTTCTGGGATGCCGAAACAAAAGAGAGTCTCGATAAAGACGTTTTCCGCTTTGACAAAGGAGAGCTTATAAATGCTTATGAAGAGCTCTATAAGCGTCTCACCGCATAA
- the purM gene encoding phosphoribosylformylglycinamidine cyclo-ligase, translated as MLTYAQAGVDDKKTQKALKSIISLAKATFEFRRGKIGEPKEDIGHYAALMDFGSFYLAMTTDGVGTKILVAETMGKFDTIGIDMIAMNVNDLICVGAEPVALVDYLAVKEPNDQIFEEIAKGLYEGAKQAGIAIVGGETAVMPDLIEGLDLAGTAIGVVEKTKVITGEKVKPGDVVIGIESSGIHSNGLTLARKLLIPKYGLEYEYDEKPLWRHLLEPTRIYVKPVLELLESVEVHGLAHITGGGLLNLKRITNYGFSLKMPQIRGIFKLIHENGVPLDEMFKVFNMGVGFIVVVDEKDKENALETLNKYYPSFEIGKVTKDKGIIVDNYRVRL; from the coding sequence ATGCTGACATATGCTCAAGCTGGTGTTGATGATAAAAAAACTCAAAAAGCTTTGAAAAGTATTATTTCCCTTGCAAAGGCCACCTTTGAGTTTAGAAGAGGAAAAATTGGCGAACCAAAAGAAGATATTGGTCATTACGCTGCACTTATGGATTTTGGAAGTTTTTATCTTGCAATGACGACGGATGGAGTTGGAACAAAAATCCTCGTGGCAGAAACAATGGGGAAGTTCGATACTATTGGAATAGACATGATAGCAATGAATGTAAACGATTTGATATGTGTGGGAGCTGAACCTGTGGCTCTGGTTGATTATCTAGCAGTTAAAGAGCCAAATGATCAAATTTTTGAAGAAATAGCCAAAGGGCTTTATGAAGGGGCAAAGCAGGCAGGTATTGCAATTGTGGGCGGAGAAACAGCTGTAATGCCCGATTTAATTGAGGGGCTAGATTTAGCTGGGACCGCTATAGGAGTTGTTGAAAAGACCAAAGTTATCACTGGTGAAAAAGTAAAGCCTGGGGATGTCGTGATAGGGATAGAAAGCTCGGGAATACATTCAAATGGATTAACGTTGGCTCGTAAGCTTCTTATTCCAAAGTATGGTCTTGAGTATGAGTACGATGAAAAACCTCTGTGGAGGCATCTGCTTGAACCCACAAGGATTTATGTCAAACCAGTTTTAGAACTCCTTGAGAGTGTTGAGGTTCATGGTCTGGCGCACATTACCGGTGGGGGCTTGCTTAATCTAAAGCGCATCACTAACTATGGGTTTTCTCTTAAAATGCCCCAAATACGTGGAATTTTCAAGCTAATTCACGAGAATGGCGTGCCTTTAGATGAGATGTTTAAAGTGTTCAACATGGGAGTTGGTTTTATCGTCGTTGTAGATGAAAAAGACAAAGAAAACGCGCTTGAAACGCTGAACAAGTATTATCCGAGCTTTGAGATTGGAAAGGTTACAAAGGATAAGGGGATAATAGTTGATAATTATAGGGTAAGGCTTTAG
- a CDS encoding ATP-binding protein → MLFEPRPKTRREEIFDREKEITEVIKSIENYPITLILGIRRVGKSSVLKVALNESNTVGVYIDARKLYTNVGGWITKDELKRELGNALLNLKPKILKPLLSYLNISKVSVKGFEFSFKEQNLVEILEKLNKFGEEKGKTIVLAFDEAQYLRFYGTKGGKEFLALVAYAYDNLPRIHFVFTGSEIGLLHDFLGFENHEALLFGRIHNEITITPFTREKSLEFLKRGFNEVNLKVREWELERAVEVLDGIPGWLVEYGFHYLHTKDSKKALELTMRKAQQTMLEEIKELEKRSRRYTFILKAVALGFNRWEKIKGYLEAHEGRITNARFSSLLKNLERMSWIKSEFKDGKKLYSITDPVIERVLREL, encoded by the coding sequence ATGCTATTTGAGCCACGACCTAAAACACGAAGAGAGGAAATTTTTGACCGAGAAAAGGAGATAACAGAAGTAATTAAATCAATTGAAAACTATCCCATAACCTTAATCCTCGGAATTAGACGAGTTGGTAAGTCTTCTGTTTTAAAAGTAGCACTTAACGAGAGCAACACAGTTGGAGTTTATATTGATGCTAGGAAACTGTACACAAACGTGGGAGGGTGGATCACAAAAGATGAACTCAAGCGAGAGCTTGGAAATGCACTATTGAATCTAAAACCAAAGATTCTAAAGCCCCTACTCTCATATCTTAACATATCAAAAGTATCAGTAAAAGGATTTGAATTTTCATTTAAGGAGCAAAATCTGGTGGAAATCCTAGAAAAGCTCAATAAGTTTGGAGAAGAGAAAGGCAAAACTATTGTGCTTGCTTTCGATGAGGCTCAATATCTAAGATTCTATGGCACAAAAGGAGGTAAAGAATTCCTAGCTTTGGTGGCATACGCCTATGATAATCTGCCTAGAATACACTTTGTTTTTACTGGTTCAGAGATTGGCCTCTTACATGACTTTTTAGGGTTTGAAAATCACGAAGCGCTTCTTTTCGGTAGAATACACAACGAAATTACCATAACACCATTTACAAGAGAAAAGTCTCTTGAGTTTCTTAAGAGAGGATTCAACGAGGTCAACTTAAAAGTGAGAGAATGGGAACTAGAGAGAGCAGTTGAGGTCTTGGATGGAATTCCAGGGTGGTTGGTTGAATATGGATTCCACTATCTCCACACAAAAGATTCTAAGAAGGCACTGGAGCTCACTATGAGAAAGGCACAACAAACAATGTTAGAAGAAATCAAAGAGCTAGAAAAGAGGAGCAGGAGATACACATTTATTTTAAAAGCTGTAGCTTTAGGATTCAATCGCTGGGAGAAAATAAAAGGATATCTTGAGGCTCACGAAGGCAGGATAACAAATGCACGGTTTTCCTCTTTGCTTAAAAATCTTGAAAGAATGAGTTGGATAAAAAGTGAATTTAAAGATGGAAAAAAGCTATACTCAATAACCGACCCTGTGATAGAACGAGTTTTGAGAGAGCTCTAA
- the purT gene encoding phosphoribosylglycinamide formyltransferase 2, with protein MISIRDEIGTPLTDSAVKIMLLGSGELGKEITIEAQRLGVEVIAVDRYPNAPAMQVAHKAYVGNMKDKDFLWSIVEREKPDAIVPEIEAINLDALFELEKEGYFVVPNAKATWIAMHRERTRETLAKEAKVPTSRYAYATTLDELYDACEKIGYPCHTKAIMSSSGKGSYFVKGPGDIPKAWEVAKKKARGSADKIIVEEHIDFDIEITELAVRHFDENGKIVTTFPKPVGHYQIEGDYHSSWQPAEISEKAEREVYRIAKKITDVLGGLGIFGVEMFVKGDKVWANEVSPRPHDTGMVTMASHPTGFSEFGLHVRAILGLPIPAVEENGIRKFPILTPAATHVILANQEGFGPRFKKVFSALNVPNTTIRFFGKPEAYKGRRLGVALAWDSDVQVAKKKAERVAHMVELKTRSGEWQSQEFIKKKHLL; from the coding sequence ATGATAAGTATTAGAGACGAAATTGGAACTCCCTTAACTGATTCTGCTGTCAAGATAATGCTCCTTGGAAGCGGTGAGCTTGGAAAAGAGATAACTATTGAAGCCCAAAGATTAGGAGTTGAAGTTATCGCAGTTGATCGATATCCAAATGCTCCTGCAATGCAGGTAGCCCATAAGGCCTATGTGGGTAATATGAAGGATAAAGACTTCCTCTGGAGCATTGTAGAGAGAGAAAAACCTGATGCAATAGTACCGGAAATAGAAGCTATAAACCTTGACGCTCTATTTGAGCTTGAAAAGGAGGGCTATTTTGTTGTCCCAAATGCAAAGGCCACGTGGATTGCAATGCACCGTGAGAGAACCCGAGAAACACTCGCAAAGGAAGCAAAGGTTCCAACTTCTCGTTACGCATACGCAACAACCCTAGATGAGCTTTATGATGCATGTGAGAAGATAGGATATCCATGCCACACCAAGGCCATAATGAGCTCCAGTGGGAAGGGATCTTACTTTGTAAAAGGGCCTGGGGACATACCAAAGGCATGGGAAGTTGCAAAAAAGAAAGCTCGTGGCAGTGCTGATAAAATAATAGTTGAAGAACATATAGACTTTGATATCGAAATAACCGAACTGGCAGTGAGACACTTTGACGAGAATGGGAAGATAGTTACTACTTTCCCAAAGCCAGTCGGCCATTACCAAATTGAAGGAGACTACCACTCAAGCTGGCAACCTGCAGAGATAAGTGAAAAGGCCGAGCGTGAGGTGTATAGAATAGCCAAGAAGATCACTGATGTTCTCGGAGGTCTTGGAATCTTTGGTGTGGAGATGTTTGTTAAAGGAGATAAAGTATGGGCCAACGAAGTTTCTCCAAGGCCTCATGACACAGGAATGGTGACTATGGCATCTCATCCTACTGGCTTCTCTGAATTCGGACTCCACGTTAGGGCAATCTTAGGCCTCCCAATCCCAGCGGTAGAAGAAAATGGCATTAGAAAGTTCCCAATTCTAACCCCTGCAGCCACCCATGTGATTCTTGCAAACCAAGAGGGCTTTGGTCCAAGATTCAAGAAGGTTTTTAGTGCATTAAACGTTCCAAACACAACTATTAGGTTCTTTGGAAAGCCCGAAGCCTATAAAGGAAGGCGTCTTGGTGTTGCCCTTGCGTGGGATAGTGACGTCCAGGTCGCGAAGAAAAAGGCAGAAAGAGTTGCTCACATGGTGGAACTCAAAACAAGAAGTGGAGAATGGCAAAGCCAAGAGTTCATTAAAAAGAAACACTTACTTTAG
- the purE gene encoding 5-(carboxyamino)imidazole ribonucleotide mutase produces the protein MKVLVVMGSKSDSHIAEKVTKVLDEFEVDYDVEVASAHRNPEKVEKLAKKDYDVFIAIAGLSAALPGVIAAHTIKPVIGVPVSAKLGGLDSLLSIAQMPPGVPVATVGIDNGKNAALLAIEILALKDEELRQKLEDYREKMKG, from the coding sequence ATGAAAGTGCTTGTGGTCATGGGGAGTAAAAGTGATTCTCACATTGCGGAGAAGGTTACAAAAGTGCTTGATGAATTCGAAGTTGACTACGATGTAGAGGTGGCATCCGCTCACAGAAACCCGGAAAAAGTTGAGAAACTGGCAAAAAAAGACTATGATGTCTTTATTGCCATAGCAGGTTTAAGCGCTGCTTTACCAGGGGTGATAGCGGCTCATACAATAAAGCCTGTGATAGGAGTGCCAGTCTCAGCAAAGCTTGGTGGTTTGGATTCTCTCTTGAGCATTGCCCAAATGCCTCCAGGAGTCCCGGTTGCTACAGTTGGAATAGATAATGGAAAAAATGCAGCGTTGCTTGCTATTGAGATTTTAGCACTGAAAGATGAAGAACTTAGGCAAAAGCTTGAAGACTACAGGGAGAAAATGAAAGGATGA